Proteins encoded in a region of the Photobacterium profundum SS9 genome:
- a CDS encoding YecH family metal-binding protein: MNQSIHAHTVLNLLLAEDAEYTLASLKHAVEAEYGEGVRFYTCSQQDLTFDALLSFLLDRQKVVLQGDMITANRERMCSH, encoded by the coding sequence ATGAACCAATCAATTCACGCCCATACGGTACTTAATTTGTTGCTTGCAGAAGATGCAGAATACACCCTTGCTTCACTTAAGCATGCTGTTGAAGCTGAATATGGTGAAGGTGTACGCTTTTACACTTGTAGCCAACAAGACTTAACATTTGATGCGTTGTTGTCATTCTTGCTCGATCGTCAGAAAGTGGTACTTCAGGGTGACATGATTACAGCGAACCGTGAGCGTATGTGTAGCCATTAA
- a CDS encoding YhgN family NAAT transporter produces the protein MEIMSAAVMLFLIMDPLGNLPVMLSILRHIEPKRRRIIMVRELCFALIILLLFLFGGKQMLAFLHVSTETVSISGGIILFLIAIKMIFPQPGGVTGLAAGEEPFLVPMAIPMIAGPSVLASLLLLSNQDPSRIWDWVLALLLAWGASFVILMFHEVFNRLLGEKGLKAVERLMGLLLVMISVQMFLDGIRAYLSIGL, from the coding sequence GTGGAAATAATGTCTGCAGCGGTCATGTTATTTTTAATCATGGATCCGCTGGGTAATTTGCCGGTAATGTTGTCGATTCTGCGACATATCGAGCCGAAACGTCGCCGTATTATTATGGTACGTGAACTGTGCTTTGCACTGATCATTCTGTTGCTGTTTTTATTTGGCGGCAAACAGATGTTGGCATTTTTACATGTCTCGACAGAAACCGTCAGTATCTCTGGTGGCATCATACTGTTTTTGATCGCGATAAAAATGATCTTTCCACAACCCGGTGGAGTAACAGGGTTAGCGGCAGGTGAAGAACCGTTCCTAGTGCCGATGGCGATCCCGATGATTGCAGGGCCGTCAGTGTTGGCTTCTTTATTGTTGTTGTCGAATCAAGATCCGAGTCGGATATGGGATTGGGTGCTAGCACTCTTGTTGGCTTGGGGTGCATCGTTTGTAATCTTGATGTTCCACGAAGTTTTTAACCGTTTATTAGGCGAGAAGGGTTTAAAAGCCGTTGAAAGGCTAATGGGGTTATTACTGGTGATGATTTCAGTGCAGATGTTTTTAGATGGCATCCGCGCCTATTTATCTATTGGCTTGTAG
- a CDS encoding putative signal transducing protein — MSTQWIQVYSAANNLEAHSLKGMLESVCIAVRLTGESLGSAVGELPANAVEVGLWVEPECIAQVGRLLQDYEQAEYRDWICTQCNETNEGQFEICWQCGCEKP, encoded by the coding sequence ATGTCGACGCAATGGATTCAAGTGTACAGTGCGGCCAATAACCTAGAAGCACACAGTTTAAAAGGGATGCTGGAGAGTGTATGTATCGCTGTTAGGCTTACTGGCGAGAGTTTAGGCTCAGCGGTGGGTGAATTACCTGCAAATGCCGTTGAAGTCGGCTTATGGGTTGAACCCGAGTGTATTGCTCAGGTGGGTCGCCTACTGCAAGATTATGAACAGGCTGAATACCGTGATTGGATCTGTACGCAGTGTAATGAAACAAATGAAGGTCAGTTTGAAATATGTTGGCAGTGTGGGTGTGAAAAGCCGTAA
- a CDS encoding DUF2500 domain-containing protein produces MPIWIVFVIITLLVFSVLYYVRFYRRHVIGENAVEQTLNVTILDKQSTPIIGARVGEDNEEYWIYVQPTAGGPKREFMVGIHYYHALNSGDQGTMTYKGRDFLHFALQRS; encoded by the coding sequence ATGCCGATATGGATTGTTTTCGTCATTATCACGCTACTGGTTTTTTCCGTTCTTTATTATGTTCGCTTTTATCGCCGGCATGTCATCGGTGAAAATGCCGTTGAACAAACCCTTAATGTGACGATTCTCGACAAACAAAGCACTCCAATCATTGGTGCAAGAGTCGGAGAAGATAACGAAGAATATTGGATTTATGTTCAACCAACCGCTGGCGGGCCCAAACGAGAATTCATGGTAGGTATTCATTACTACCACGCTCTCAATTCTGGCGATCAAGGCACAATGACGTACAAAGGCAGAGACTTTTTACATTTCGCCTTACAACGAAGCTAG
- a CDS encoding LysR family transcriptional regulator, which produces MDLRLLRFFVVVYEEKNITFAAERCFVSQPSISNAIKQLEEELSTPLFIRHKKGVNLTDEAHYLYPLAIRLLNDINRLPQLFQQRTECLPLTLGNFPDLSQSQLARFLALLTQQVPNVLLELVDHSAESDARITLDMFKADGEIFLPLWDEDYVLCMLPNHPLAALNKVTPQQLHQHDFIECPPCEAHQQTIGLLACDGLAVNLVAKAEHKTQVMHLVQAGLGISFLPTGVLETAKELVTVPLDGPRMFRRLGLCYPANKTLNPTLSAAVKVLSQYAHSDKVGTVLTEQNTES; this is translated from the coding sequence ATGGATCTGCGTCTACTTCGTTTCTTTGTTGTCGTTTATGAAGAAAAGAATATTACTTTTGCGGCTGAACGTTGTTTTGTTTCTCAGCCATCAATTTCCAATGCGATTAAGCAGTTAGAAGAAGAGCTCAGTACACCATTATTTATACGCCATAAGAAAGGCGTAAATCTTACAGATGAAGCTCATTACCTCTACCCATTAGCGATTCGGTTACTTAACGACATCAATCGTTTGCCACAATTATTTCAGCAACGAACAGAATGCTTACCGCTCACTTTGGGCAACTTCCCCGATCTGAGTCAAAGCCAACTGGCACGCTTCTTAGCCTTATTGACCCAACAAGTGCCCAATGTGCTGTTAGAGTTAGTCGATCACAGTGCTGAATCTGATGCGCGTATCACATTGGATATGTTCAAAGCTGATGGTGAGATTTTCTTACCCCTGTGGGATGAAGATTATGTGTTATGCATGCTACCCAACCACCCACTAGCTGCACTGAATAAAGTCACGCCACAGCAACTACATCAGCATGATTTTATTGAGTGCCCACCGTGTGAAGCCCACCAGCAAACAATTGGCTTATTAGCCTGTGATGGTTTGGCGGTAAATTTAGTCGCCAAAGCCGAACATAAAACGCAGGTAATGCACCTTGTTCAAGCAGGATTAGGTATTTCATTTCTACCCACTGGCGTACTAGAAACAGCCAAAGAGCTGGTTACCGTCCCCCTTGATGGGCCTCGTATGTTTCGCCGTTTGGGGTTATGTTACCCCGCCAATAAAACCCTCAACCCAACGCTATCGGCTGCAGTAAAAGTGCTCAGTCAATATGCACACAGCGATAAGGTCGGCACGGTGCTTACCGAGCAAAACACCGAGAGTTAA
- a CDS encoding DUF1145 domain-containing protein yields MKALIALAKAAIGFVWLILIINLFSPFPGVAAIALYIMTGFLFMMHGLQMLIFIGAFGDKINMSKWEMWSILIFGVFALLDIRRKHMM; encoded by the coding sequence ATGAAAGCACTCATTGCATTAGCTAAAGCCGCTATCGGTTTTGTTTGGCTAATACTGATTATCAATCTTTTCTCCCCTTTTCCTGGTGTTGCAGCAATAGCGCTATACATCATGACAGGATTCCTCTTCATGATGCATGGTTTGCAAATGCTCATTTTTATCGGCGCATTTGGCGATAAGATTAATATGTCAAAATGGGAAATGTGGTCAATTTTAATTTTCGGGGTTTTTGCACTGCTCGATATCCGTCGTAAACACATGATGTAA
- a CDS encoding patatin family protein gives MNSTPPRALVVEGGAMRGIFASGVLDAFLENGYMPFDFAMGVSAGSTNLLGYLSGNHGRSHRIITDYSRRPEFINFSRFTHGGHLTDIRWLWNTTTRELPLNLFQFEQRNIPFFATTTNVETGQAEYTEVTRNNVAEVMMASCALPLAYRDYPTINKMPMSDGGIADSIPVIEAYRRGARQITVVLSQPLGYRKSDTKVPWLLRSMFHHHPQLAEALLHRAKRYNEALDFIQHPPADCEITIIVPNKTFQVGRLTRHLGKLEHGYLLGQQAGYQLCGVVPCHGEHCFDDTALMV, from the coding sequence ATGAATAGCACCCCACCAAGAGCACTCGTCGTAGAAGGCGGCGCAATGCGCGGAATATTTGCCAGTGGCGTATTAGATGCTTTTCTTGAAAATGGCTATATGCCGTTTGATTTTGCAATGGGGGTATCTGCGGGCTCGACCAATCTATTAGGGTATTTAAGCGGCAATCATGGTCGTAGCCACCGGATCATTACTGATTACTCACGTCGCCCTGAATTCATCAACTTTTCTCGCTTTACCCATGGCGGACACTTAACCGACATCCGCTGGTTGTGGAATACAACGACCCGAGAATTACCGCTCAATTTATTTCAATTCGAACAACGCAACATTCCCTTTTTTGCAACGACCACAAACGTTGAGACTGGGCAGGCAGAATACACCGAGGTCACTCGCAACAATGTGGCAGAAGTCATGATGGCATCGTGTGCTTTACCGCTCGCTTATCGTGACTACCCAACCATAAATAAAATGCCCATGAGTGACGGCGGTATTGCTGATTCAATTCCGGTTATCGAGGCGTATCGACGTGGCGCACGCCAGATAACCGTCGTACTTTCTCAACCGTTAGGTTACCGAAAAAGTGACACCAAAGTGCCATGGCTATTACGATCGATGTTTCATCATCACCCGCAATTAGCCGAAGCCTTGTTGCATCGCGCCAAGCGTTATAATGAAGCATTGGACTTTATTCAACATCCTCCCGCTGATTGTGAAATAACCATTATTGTACCCAATAAAACCTTTCAAGTGGGTCGTCTGACACGTCACCTGGGCAAACTGGAGCATGGGTATTTACTGGGGCAACAAGCGGGATATCAACTTTGCGGGGTAGTGCCTTGCCATGGTGAGCATTGCTTTGATGATACTGCGTTGATGGTTTAA
- the rhtB gene encoding homoserine/homoserine lactone efflux protein → MDIEVWLAYLATAVVFSVAPGSGTVNSISNGMVYGFRKSLASIVGLQAGLAFHIILVGVGLGAIVAQSEMAFSVIKWVGVIYLVWLGVQKWREKAVISLDTPADNVSAQSLFRQAVFVNMTNPKTIIFLVALFPQFINPNEPQMMQLIILGATTVLVDTSVMLCYVSLASKLTGYIRSSRVMNTLNRVFGSMFIGCGALLASARA, encoded by the coding sequence GTGGATATTGAAGTTTGGTTGGCATATTTAGCGACAGCAGTGGTATTTAGCGTTGCACCAGGCTCGGGCACAGTGAACTCGATCAGTAACGGCATGGTTTATGGTTTTCGTAAATCATTAGCGTCGATAGTCGGCCTACAAGCGGGATTGGCCTTTCATATTATACTGGTTGGGGTTGGCCTTGGGGCGATTGTTGCTCAATCTGAGATGGCATTTTCCGTCATCAAATGGGTGGGGGTGATTTATCTTGTTTGGCTAGGCGTGCAGAAATGGCGAGAAAAAGCCGTTATTAGTCTCGATACACCCGCCGACAATGTGTCTGCTCAATCATTATTTCGCCAAGCCGTATTTGTGAATATGACCAACCCTAAAACGATTATTTTTCTGGTGGCCTTATTTCCACAGTTTATTAATCCGAATGAACCGCAAATGATGCAGCTTATTATTTTGGGTGCGACAACAGTCTTGGTCGATACCAGCGTTATGCTGTGTTATGTATCACTAGCTTCTAAACTGACAGGGTATATACGATCTTCTCGTGTGATGAACACGTTGAACCGTGTGTTTGGCTCGATGTTTATTGGTTGTGGTGCATTGCTCGCATCAGCACGTGCTTAA
- a CDS encoding AbgT family transporter: MHSSASQQAPQQQKKTVFTRFLDTVEFLGNLLPHPITLFALFCVAILVASGIAGYFGVSVIDPRPEGAAGRAADGMIHVISLFNAEGLQLIVANLVSNFTGFAPLGTVLVAMLGVAIAEYSGLLSAAMRGLVMGASRRMVTLVVVFAGIISNTASELGYVVLIPLAAMLFHSLGRHPLAGLAAAFAGVSGGYSANLLLGTVDPLLSGITETAAQMIDPNYLVGPEANWYFMFASTFAITIMGAFVTEKIVEPKLGKYNVEEASEDLGGDKMGQLTDLEKKGLKLAGLAALVVSALLAMTIVPADGILRHPDTGLVSGSPFLRGIVAFIFVFFAIPGFVYGRTVGTMKNDRDVINAMSKSMSTMGMYIVLVFFAAQFVAFFKWTNFGQVFAVGGADVLQSIGLTGPMLFFAFILMCGFINLMIGSASAQWAVTAPIFVPMLMLVGYAPETIQAAYRIGDSVTNLITPMMSYFGMILAVATRYQKNLGLGTLISIMLPYSMVFVIGWSIMFYVWVFVLGIPVGPGSATYFNIAG, translated from the coding sequence ATGCACTCATCAGCTTCACAACAAGCACCGCAACAACAGAAGAAAACGGTATTTACCCGGTTTCTTGATACCGTAGAATTTCTCGGTAACCTTTTACCTCACCCAATTACTCTTTTTGCACTTTTTTGTGTGGCGATTTTAGTCGCATCTGGTATTGCTGGCTATTTTGGCGTTTCTGTTATCGACCCTCGTCCAGAAGGCGCAGCAGGACGTGCAGCTGATGGCATGATTCATGTCATTAGCTTATTTAACGCAGAAGGCTTACAGCTTATTGTTGCTAACCTTGTGAGTAACTTCACAGGTTTTGCACCATTAGGTACGGTACTGGTCGCCATGCTGGGTGTTGCGATTGCAGAATACTCAGGCCTACTATCTGCCGCTATGCGTGGCCTAGTGATGGGTGCATCTCGTCGCATGGTAACGCTGGTGGTGGTATTTGCGGGTATTATTTCGAATACCGCATCAGAGCTTGGCTACGTGGTTCTGATCCCTCTTGCAGCAATGCTATTCCACTCATTAGGTCGTCACCCTCTTGCGGGTTTAGCAGCGGCATTTGCGGGTGTATCGGGCGGTTATAGTGCCAACCTATTACTAGGCACGGTTGACCCACTGCTTTCGGGTATCACTGAAACTGCAGCACAAATGATCGATCCGAACTACCTTGTTGGCCCTGAAGCTAACTGGTACTTCATGTTTGCATCAACATTTGCAATCACTATCATGGGCGCATTTGTTACCGAAAAAATTGTTGAGCCGAAACTAGGTAAATACAACGTAGAGGAGGCAAGTGAAGACCTTGGTGGCGATAAAATGGGTCAGCTTACCGATCTTGAAAAGAAAGGTCTTAAGCTTGCTGGGCTTGCTGCTCTTGTTGTATCAGCACTGTTAGCAATGACTATCGTTCCTGCAGATGGCATTCTTCGCCATCCTGATACAGGCTTAGTGTCGGGCTCTCCGTTCCTTCGCGGTATCGTTGCGTTCATTTTTGTATTTTTTGCTATCCCAGGTTTTGTTTACGGCAGAACAGTCGGCACAATGAAGAACGATCGCGATGTGATCAACGCGATGTCTAAATCAATGTCGACCATGGGCATGTACATTGTATTGGTGTTCTTTGCTGCACAGTTTGTTGCTTTCTTCAAATGGACAAACTTCGGCCAAGTCTTCGCTGTTGGTGGTGCTGACGTCCTACAGTCTATCGGTCTAACCGGTCCAATGCTGTTCTTCGCCTTCATCTTGATGTGTGGTTTCATTAACCTGATGATCGGCTCTGCGTCTGCACAGTGGGCAGTAACTGCACCTATCTTTGTTCCGATGTTAATGCTAGTCGGTTACGCACCTGAAACCATTCAAGCGGCATACCGTATTGGTGATTCTGTCACCAACTTGATCACACCAATGATGAGCTACTTCGGGATGATTCTGGCGGTTGCTACTCGCTACCAGAAGAACTTAGGGCTAGGTACCTTGATTTCAATCATGCTGCCTTATTCTATGGTCTTTGTTATTGGCTGGAGCATCATGTTCTACGTATGGGTATTTGTTCTGGGTATCCCGGTAGGTCCAGGTTCAGCAACCTACTTTAATATCGCGGGTTAA
- a CDS encoding alpha/beta fold hydrolase produces MTAQPLHYFDFSQEDRYAETMSGPVAEMWKQRQEGTFKGVDDLNIGWVSLTGYNHDKAIIVVNGRIESYWKYQELFYDLVKQGYDVYAIDHRGQGISDRLAKDNELGHVEEFDDYVTDLKTFFDTVVTPKKYQQHFLLGHSMGGTISTLFLAKYPSLIKRAVLSAPMHGIQLSNWMKPIASPFARVVEQLQRQPNYAPGQVPYYPKPFLNNKLCQSQIRYQWFRDLYEHKPALKIGGPSARWVWQGMAAANRCITQAANIATPILLIQGSDDNIVDNQAHHRFCQAMNQANRSCELKTINGARHELLFEKDAYRNTVLAATFSHLNQDNSTPST; encoded by the coding sequence ATGACAGCTCAACCTTTACATTATTTTGATTTTTCACAAGAAGACAGATACGCCGAGACAATGTCTGGGCCAGTAGCTGAAATGTGGAAACAACGCCAGGAAGGCACATTCAAAGGTGTCGATGATCTCAATATTGGTTGGGTAAGCCTGACGGGTTACAACCATGATAAAGCAATTATTGTGGTGAATGGTCGTATCGAAAGCTATTGGAAATACCAAGAACTTTTCTACGATTTAGTCAAACAAGGGTACGATGTATATGCCATTGACCATCGCGGTCAGGGTATCTCGGATCGTTTAGCCAAAGATAACGAATTAGGGCACGTTGAAGAATTTGATGATTATGTTACCGATCTAAAAACCTTCTTTGATACCGTGGTAACCCCTAAAAAGTATCAACAACACTTTCTGCTTGGTCATTCTATGGGGGGAACCATTTCAACCCTATTTTTGGCAAAATACCCCTCACTGATTAAGCGGGCGGTACTCAGTGCACCGATGCATGGTATTCAACTGTCTAACTGGATGAAGCCAATCGCTTCCCCTTTTGCACGTGTCGTTGAGCAATTACAACGCCAACCTAATTATGCACCAGGGCAAGTACCTTATTATCCCAAGCCTTTCCTCAATAATAAATTGTGCCAAAGCCAGATACGTTATCAATGGTTTCGCGACTTATATGAACACAAACCAGCATTAAAAATTGGCGGACCCAGTGCTCGCTGGGTATGGCAAGGTATGGCAGCTGCGAATCGCTGCATTACACAAGCGGCGAATATCGCTACCCCTATACTGCTCATTCAGGGTAGCGATGATAATATTGTTGATAATCAAGCACACCATCGTTTTTGCCAAGCCATGAACCAAGCCAATCGTTCGTGTGAATTAAAAACCATTAATGGCGCACGTCACGAATTATTGTTCGAAAAAGATGCTTATCGTAATACAGTGTTGGCCGCGACTTTTTCTCATCTGAACCAAGACAACAGCACGCCATCAACATAA
- a CDS encoding acyltransferase, which yields MRQKVWYFDILRCLAAVAVVVIHVLGPYRDELGIIPNGEWITAITFNSFSRWAVPIFIMITGALMLSDKREFDAKYYVRRRLGKVLLPFVVWSIFYAGLSGFTLTGFDSTVALDTLIALPVHETYYHLGFFYYFIPLYFIIPLFQIFVRKYEQSTVIGMTCLWLTLTTLFLFKIDGPWSQELVLYSGYLLIGYCLFQYRWPPLKWLFPLGIAALLLTDYMVVSKSLALDEYTVGRWMSYKTLNTVIIAAMIFAVCQRYGENMGNFWQSKFAFISKYSLGVYLLHPIFLWPVRAFDLYFAHPIIMIPFWTIICGSLALVSSRWLAKSPKTAWLVP from the coding sequence GTGAGGCAAAAAGTTTGGTATTTCGATATATTGCGGTGTTTGGCCGCGGTGGCGGTTGTGGTTATTCATGTGCTGGGTCCGTATCGTGACGAATTGGGTATTATCCCGAACGGCGAGTGGATTACAGCAATAACGTTTAACAGTTTTAGCCGTTGGGCTGTGCCTATTTTCATTATGATCACCGGTGCATTAATGCTGAGTGATAAGCGTGAATTCGATGCCAAATATTATGTCAGACGGCGTTTAGGTAAAGTGCTCTTACCTTTTGTTGTGTGGTCTATCTTCTATGCGGGGTTATCGGGTTTCACCCTTACCGGATTTGATAGCACAGTGGCACTTGATACACTGATAGCTTTACCTGTTCACGAAACCTATTATCACCTCGGCTTTTTCTACTACTTTATTCCGCTCTATTTTATTATTCCTCTGTTTCAAATATTTGTTCGTAAGTATGAGCAAAGTACCGTGATTGGCATGACGTGCCTTTGGCTAACACTGACCACGTTATTCCTCTTTAAAATTGATGGTCCATGGAGTCAGGAGTTGGTGCTCTACAGTGGTTATCTATTGATCGGCTATTGTTTGTTTCAGTATCGCTGGCCACCATTGAAATGGTTATTTCCATTGGGTATTGCAGCACTCTTACTTACCGATTACATGGTCGTGAGCAAGAGTTTGGCGTTGGATGAATACACGGTGGGTCGGTGGATGTCGTATAAAACATTGAATACCGTGATCATTGCCGCGATGATTTTTGCTGTATGTCAGCGTTATGGCGAGAATATGGGGAATTTCTGGCAGTCGAAATTTGCGTTTATCAGTAAATACAGCCTAGGGGTATATTTGCTGCACCCCATTTTTTTATGGCCTGTTCGGGCGTTTGATCTGTATTTTGCTCACCCAATAATTATGATTCCATTTTGGACGATCATTTGTGGCAGTCTGGCCCTAGTATCCAGCCGGTGGTTGGCGAAAAGCCCTAAAACAGCATGGCTGGTCCCTTAG
- a CDS encoding EAL and HDOD domain-containing protein produces the protein MYSYVARQPILNRQQRTVGYELLFRDGESNAFPLIEANKATCRLLVENYMAVGDNLATAGQRTFINFPHESLIRLLPLLLPKRRVVIEVLETCIPNDELFIAIKHLHRNGYVIALDDFEASAEWQRFLPYVHIIKLDLIKLGLEKSCAFVAENKHRKIKFLAEKVETHQDFQISLDAGFHFFQGYFFSKPELLKNRQIEPQKLTTVRLLQEICREPVNFKMVEQIIASDVSLSYLLLRYVNTATTRTVEPISSFKQALVYLGEDKVRMFVGVVATAHAALNKPKELYSMSLQRARMCEVLVANSNLKAKSEQAFLTGMFSLLDALLDSSLDQLLALLPLQDEVQTALLHHQGQLGQVLALLDAYEQADWSKVSAYCTELGISETLVASSHQQALDWTNNYENLS, from the coding sequence ATGTATTCATACGTTGCACGCCAGCCCATCTTAAATCGTCAGCAACGTACCGTCGGCTACGAGTTATTATTCCGCGACGGTGAAAGTAATGCCTTTCCATTAATTGAAGCCAATAAAGCGACCTGTCGTTTGTTGGTTGAAAACTATATGGCAGTGGGCGATAACCTGGCAACAGCTGGCCAACGTACTTTTATTAATTTTCCTCATGAAAGCTTAATTCGTTTATTACCACTGCTGCTGCCCAAAAGGCGGGTGGTGATTGAAGTGCTTGAAACCTGTATTCCTAATGACGAGTTATTTATTGCAATTAAGCACTTACACCGTAATGGTTACGTGATTGCATTAGATGATTTTGAAGCTTCGGCTGAATGGCAGCGTTTTCTACCTTATGTACATATTATTAAACTTGATTTGATCAAGTTAGGTCTCGAAAAGTCGTGTGCATTTGTGGCTGAAAATAAGCACCGGAAAATAAAGTTTTTAGCTGAAAAAGTGGAAACACATCAAGATTTTCAAATATCACTGGATGCGGGCTTTCACTTTTTTCAGGGATATTTTTTCAGTAAGCCAGAATTGCTGAAGAATCGTCAAATTGAACCCCAAAAACTTACCACGGTTCGCTTACTGCAAGAAATTTGCCGTGAGCCAGTTAACTTTAAAATGGTTGAGCAGATTATTGCCAGTGATGTCTCGTTGTCATACTTATTGCTGCGTTATGTGAATACCGCAACAACGCGCACTGTTGAGCCCATCAGTTCATTTAAACAAGCATTGGTGTATTTGGGCGAAGACAAAGTACGCATGTTTGTGGGGGTGGTTGCAACCGCACATGCCGCATTAAACAAACCGAAAGAGTTGTACTCAATGTCGCTGCAGCGGGCACGGATGTGCGAAGTGTTGGTGGCGAACAGTAATTTAAAGGCAAAATCTGAACAGGCATTTCTGACTGGGATGTTTTCATTATTAGACGCATTATTAGACAGCTCACTCGATCAGCTGCTGGCGTTGTTACCCCTGCAAGATGAAGTACAAACCGCCTTATTGCATCATCAAGGTCAGCTCGGGCAAGTATTGGCACTGTTAGATGCTTACGAGCAGGCTGACTGGAGCAAGGTCAGTGCATATTGTACTGAATTAGGTATATCTGAAACCTTGGTGGCCAGTAGCCATCAGCAGGCGCTTGATTGGACCAATAACTACGAAAATCTGTCGTAG
- a CDS encoding SDR family oxidoreductase, whose product MSKSLIVITGASSGIGEATARKLSAEGHPLLLLARRVERLEALNLPNAMCRKVDVTDAEAFAAAVKEAEAQFGPVDCLINNAGMMLLGLAHDQDPAEWKTMFDVNVMGLLNGIHVVLADMKARQHGTVINISSVAGRKTFPSHAAYCGTKFAVHAITENIREEVADDNVRFITIAPGAVETELLSHTTSNDIKDGYEEWKAGMGGVIAPSDIANAISYAYQQPQNLCIREIVLAATRQQP is encoded by the coding sequence ATGTCTAAGTCTCTAATTGTTATTACTGGTGCAAGTTCTGGTATCGGTGAAGCAACCGCTCGTAAATTATCAGCAGAAGGTCATCCTTTATTACTGTTGGCACGCCGAGTTGAACGTCTTGAGGCTCTGAATTTACCTAATGCTATGTGTCGTAAAGTGGATGTGACCGATGCAGAGGCCTTTGCTGCTGCGGTAAAAGAAGCCGAAGCACAGTTTGGTCCTGTTGATTGTTTAATTAACAATGCAGGCATGATGCTACTGGGTTTAGCACATGACCAAGATCCTGCTGAATGGAAAACCATGTTCGATGTGAACGTAATGGGTCTACTAAACGGTATCCATGTCGTGCTAGCTGATATGAAAGCACGTCAGCACGGTACAGTGATCAACATTAGCTCTGTTGCTGGTCGTAAAACATTCCCAAGCCATGCCGCATATTGTGGTACTAAGTTTGCGGTTCATGCGATCACCGAAAATATCCGTGAAGAAGTAGCCGATGACAATGTACGTTTTATCACGATTGCTCCTGGCGCTGTAGAAACTGAGCTTCTTAGCCATACGACAAGTAACGACATTAAAGATGGCTATGAAGAGTGGAAAGCAGGCATGGGAGGGGTAATTGCGCCTTCAGATATTGCGAATGCAATCAGCTATGCGTACCAACAACCACAAAACCTGTGTATTCGTGAAATTGTTCTAGCAGCAACCCGCCAACAGCCATAA
- a CDS encoding lysoplasmalogenase, whose product MWVWLAISLSSLLHINAAYHGPKWQFYLFKPFTMILLLIVAWQTGLGSFYQQAIFGGLLLSIVGDVLLMQPQKRFVQGLISFLLAHIVYSVAFWSQLSGSIVWWFPAMLFAGGVIVFLLLLPSLGRLILPVAVYIAMITQMAWAAGEFWLTAQSTVGLLALVGALIFVVSDILLAIEHFRGSFKHSVSVIMGTYFLAQSLFVASLLL is encoded by the coding sequence ATGTGGGTTTGGTTAGCCATCTCTCTATCAAGTTTATTACATATTAATGCGGCTTATCATGGGCCCAAATGGCAGTTTTACTTATTTAAGCCATTTACCATGATTTTGTTACTGATTGTTGCTTGGCAAACAGGGTTGGGCAGTTTCTATCAACAGGCTATTTTTGGTGGCTTGTTGCTCTCTATCGTAGGGGATGTGTTGCTAATGCAACCCCAAAAGCGTTTTGTTCAGGGGCTCATCAGCTTCTTATTGGCCCATATTGTTTATTCGGTGGCTTTCTGGAGTCAGCTTTCTGGCAGTATCGTGTGGTGGTTCCCCGCCATGTTATTTGCCGGGGGGGTTATTGTCTTTTTGTTATTGCTGCCGTCTTTAGGGCGTTTAATCCTACCTGTTGCGGTTTATATCGCGATGATCACTCAAATGGCGTGGGCGGCGGGTGAGTTTTGGTTAACGGCTCAATCGACCGTTGGGCTATTGGCACTTGTTGGTGCGCTGATTTTTGTGGTGTCTGATATTTTATTAGCAATTGAGCACTTCCGTGGCTCTTTCAAGCATTCTGTCAGTGTCATAATGGGTACATACTTTTTGGCACAATCATTGTTTGTTGCTTCATTATTGCTATAA